In the genome of Coregonus clupeaformis isolate EN_2021a chromosome 1, ASM2061545v1, whole genome shotgun sequence, one region contains:
- the LOC121575715 gene encoding protein Tob1 encodes MQLEIQVALNFIISYLYNKLPRRRVNIFGEELERQLKKKYEGHWYTEKPYKGSGYRCLHVGEKVDLVVEQAAKESGLDLDDVRDNLPQDLSVWIDPFEVSYQLGEKGPVKVLYVDDNTESNGSELDKEIKNSFNPEAQVFMPISDSIGTSSESSSPSPPFGQSAAISPSFMPRSTHPITFTTATFAATKFGSTKMKISGRNNNNGNGNKVARTSPTNDLGLNVNTLMKQKAMSTSMYSLYGLGQQQNASALSPNAKEFVFPSVQDQGSPGGMFPSEGSLSLSPLQYNNAFDVFSAYGGLNDKSLNDGLNFNLSNMQYSNQHFQPVMAS; translated from the coding sequence ATGCAGCTTGAAATCCAAGTAGCACTTAACTTTATTATTTCCTATTTGTACAACAAACTCCCCAGACGGCGCGTGAACATCTTCGGcgaggagctggagaggcagcTAAAGAAGAAGTACGAGGGCCACTGGTACACAGAGAAGCCATACAAGGGCTCTGGGTACAGGTGTCTCCACGTAGGGGAGAAGGTGGACCTTGTGGTGGAGCAGGCAGCCAAGGAGAGCGGCCTGGACTTGGACGACGTCCGGGATAATCTCCCTCAGGACCTTAGTGTGTGGATTGACCCTTTCGAGGTATCCTACCAGCTTGGCGAGAAGGGGCCGGTCAAGGTGCTGTACGTGGATGATAACACTGAGAGCAACGGGTCCGAGCTGGACAAGGAGATCAAGAACAGCTTCAACCCAGAGGCCCAGGTCTTCATGCCCATCAGTGACTCTATTGGGACCTCTTCTGAGTCcagctctccctcaccccccttcGGGCAATCTGCGGCCATTAGCCCCTCCTTCATGCCGCGTTCCACCCATCCTATAACCTTCACCACCGCCACCTTCGCCGCCACCAAGTTCGGCTCCACCAAGATGAAGATCTCCGGCCGCAACAACAACAACGGTAACGGAAACAAGGTGGCCCGCACGTCCCCCACCAACGACCTGGGGCTGAATGTGAACACCCTAATGAAGCAGAAAGCCATGTCCACCTCTATGTACTCTCTGTACGGCCTGGGCCAGCAGCAGAATGCCTCTGCACTCTCTCCTAATGCTAAGGAGTTTGTGTTCCCCAGCGTCCAGGATCAGGGGAGCCCCGGTGGAATGTTCCCCAGCGAGGGCTCACTCAGCCTCAGCCCGCTGCAGTACAACAATGCCTTTGACGTGTTTTCGGCCTACGGAGGTCTCAACGACAAGTCCCTCAATGATGGGCTGAACTTCAACCTCAGCAACATGCAGTATTCGAACCAGCATTTCCAGCCGGTCATGGCTAGCTAA